One genomic segment of Methanocalculus alkaliphilus includes these proteins:
- the folP gene encoding dihydropteroate synthase yields the protein MRTTLIGKAGIGGENPVRLMGVINTSPESFFHGSYVPSGSILRNAEKMIDEGASIIDLGARSTAPQSRSITVEEECRRLKSSLAELEGTGIPVSVDTMYADALDLALRYDIAAINDIHGLADERFAERAAESGLLVIAMAAREQPGDPHGADETMAALALVTERAEAYGIKDLILDPGIGRWVPSRRSEHDWDLCRRFSDFLTFERPLLGAISRKSFIGDLLGKPAEERLAGTLGLTALLVMAGAAMIRTHDIAATRDVIRVCEKMQGER from the coding sequence ATGCGGACCACTCTGATCGGAAAGGCCGGTATCGGTGGGGAGAACCCGGTCCGGCTGATGGGCGTCATCAACACAAGCCCTGAATCCTTTTTTCATGGATCCTATGTTCCATCCGGGAGCATCCTCAGAAATGCGGAGAAGATGATCGATGAGGGTGCGTCCATCATCGATCTCGGTGCCCGGAGCACGGCACCACAGAGCAGGTCGATCACCGTCGAAGAGGAGTGCAGACGGCTGAAGAGCTCACTTGCCGAGCTGGAGGGGACAGGCATCCCTGTCTCGGTCGATACGATGTATGCGGATGCCCTCGATCTCGCACTCAGGTATGATATCGCCGCAATCAACGACATTCATGGCCTTGCAGATGAACGTTTTGCAGAACGGGCCGCAGAGAGCGGACTTTTGGTCATCGCGATGGCGGCACGGGAGCAGCCCGGTGATCCCCATGGTGCAGACGAGACGATGGCGGCCCTCGCACTCGTCACCGAACGGGCAGAGGCGTATGGGATCAAAGACCTCATCCTTGACCCCGGTATCGGCCGCTGGGTGCCGTCACGGAGATCTGAGCATGACTGGGATCTCTGCCGCCGCTTCTCTGATTTTTTAACCTTCGAACGCCCCCTTCTTGGTGCCATCTCCCGGAAGAGCTTCATCGGTGATCTTCTGGGAAAACCTGCCGAGGAGCGTCTCGCCGGAACACTCGGGCTGACTGCACTGCTCGTGATGGCCGGTGCAGCAATGATCCGGACCCATGATATTGCAGCGACACGCGATGTCATCAGGGTCTGTGAGAAGATGCAGGGAGAGAGATGA